A section of the Sandaracinaceae bacterium genome encodes:
- a CDS encoding response regulator encodes MAASILFFESDPDFAAAVRGALEARGASVEIVDDGNVGLAQATSSAPDLILLTIELPQMNGFLVCKKLKKNPATQSIPVVILSSEATEEIFEQHRKLRTRAEEYVRKPIDVDALLARVGELVPLDAESVAAAEPLDLSDDAMEIPIEEVEELEPIEEEENVDDEIDAFAESAFDALVMNEEGGSDSTMVAELPKALRAELEAEAAPAPAPKSEAPPPRSVAPPPPPSAAPPPPSAAPPPPSAARAKSEAPPPSSEAPPASDATPATGVDPVELAEARSAVEDAQRERERAEADVQRLQAEVEALRAKAAKGGGISSREFLDLREALNSKDKEILDLRDQVSARDKQLIDLRDKNLAMERERADFEDRLLVLDRAKAEQVDQIAALEADKESFEKRADDLKGRLERTDEKAKKLEGELEEERAMRSAERARLEAERDEKVAEAEANVAAAAQERDAKVAEVEQARDAKLAELEQERDAKVAEIEQERDAKLAELEKDRDEKVAAAEREKEEALASKSAEHAAALEQANQGHAEALEAEKAAHAAALEAALEAERQAHEEALAAQRAESEAALEKLREEQVAEREAQLAAKESEHAAALEGLRAELEESNTQALEAAKASHSQELAVLGRKMAETETKLAGAEERVEDLEQERDGLQQELESGQREIEDLKAKLSERKAEVEAINAIKSEQSDRIGALEAAQRELEGRLAEAEGKIKGDEELLERARKAFAIGLSLLEDQKDGGDQPVAE; translated from the coding sequence ATGGCAGCGAGCATTCTCTTCTTCGAGAGCGATCCGGACTTTGCTGCGGCGGTCCGAGGCGCGCTCGAGGCGCGCGGGGCGAGCGTGGAGATCGTCGATGACGGCAACGTCGGGTTGGCCCAGGCCACGTCCTCGGCGCCGGACCTGATCCTGCTGACCATCGAATTGCCGCAGATGAACGGCTTCCTGGTCTGCAAGAAGCTCAAGAAGAACCCGGCCACGCAGAGCATCCCGGTGGTGATCCTCTCGAGCGAGGCGACCGAGGAGATCTTCGAGCAGCATCGCAAGCTGCGTACGCGGGCCGAGGAGTACGTGCGCAAGCCGATCGACGTCGACGCGCTCCTGGCCCGGGTGGGCGAGCTGGTGCCGCTCGACGCCGAGTCCGTGGCGGCCGCGGAGCCGCTCGATCTCTCCGACGACGCGATGGAGATCCCGATCGAGGAGGTCGAGGAGCTCGAGCCGATCGAAGAGGAAGAGAACGTCGACGACGAGATCGACGCCTTCGCCGAGAGCGCCTTCGACGCGCTGGTGATGAACGAAGAGGGCGGCAGCGACAGCACCATGGTCGCGGAGCTGCCGAAGGCCTTGCGCGCGGAGCTGGAGGCCGAGGCCGCGCCCGCGCCCGCGCCGAAGAGCGAGGCGCCGCCGCCCCGCAGCGTCGCGCCGCCGCCTCCCCCGAGCGCAGCGCCGCCTCCCCCGAGCGCCGCGCCGCCTCCCCCGAGCGCCGCGCGCGCGAAGAGCGAGGCGCCGCCGCCGTCGAGCGAGGCGCCCCCGGCTTCGGACGCGACCCCGGCCACCGGCGTCGATCCCGTGGAGCTCGCCGAGGCGCGCTCGGCGGTCGAAGACGCCCAGCGCGAGCGCGAGCGCGCCGAGGCGGACGTGCAGCGGCTGCAGGCCGAGGTGGAGGCGCTCCGCGCGAAGGCGGCCAAGGGCGGCGGGATCTCGAGCCGCGAGTTCCTGGATCTGCGCGAGGCGCTCAACTCCAAGGACAAGGAGATCCTGGACCTCAGGGACCAGGTCAGCGCGCGCGACAAGCAGCTCATCGACCTGCGCGACAAGAACCTCGCGATGGAGCGGGAGCGCGCGGACTTCGAGGATCGGCTCCTCGTGCTCGACCGCGCGAAGGCGGAGCAGGTCGACCAGATCGCGGCCCTCGAGGCGGACAAGGAGTCGTTCGAGAAGCGCGCCGACGATCTCAAGGGGCGTCTGGAGCGCACGGACGAGAAGGCGAAGAAGCTCGAAGGCGAGCTCGAGGAGGAGCGCGCGATGCGCTCCGCGGAGCGCGCCCGGCTCGAGGCCGAGCGTGACGAGAAGGTCGCGGAGGCCGAGGCCAACGTCGCGGCGGCGGCGCAGGAGCGTGACGCGAAGGTCGCGGAGGTCGAGCAGGCGCGCGACGCCAAGCTCGCGGAGCTCGAGCAGGAGCGTGACGCGAAGGTCGCGGAGATCGAGCAGGAGCGCGACGCCAAGCTCGCCGAGCTCGAGAAGGATCGTGACGAGAAGGTCGCGGCGGCGGAGCGCGAGAAGGAAGAGGCGCTCGCCAGCAAGTCGGCGGAGCACGCGGCCGCGCTGGAGCAGGCCAACCAAGGTCACGCCGAGGCGCTCGAGGCGGAGAAGGCGGCGCACGCAGCCGCGCTCGAGGCGGCGCTCGAGGCCGAGCGACAGGCGCACGAAGAGGCGCTCGCGGCCCAGCGCGCGGAGTCGGAGGCCGCCCTCGAGAAGCTCCGCGAGGAGCAGGTCGCCGAGCGCGAGGCCCAGCTGGCCGCGAAGGAGTCCGAGCACGCGGCGGCGCTCGAGGGGCTTCGCGCGGAGCTCGAGGAGTCCAACACCCAGGCGCTGGAGGCGGCCAAGGCGTCGCACTCCCAGGAGCTCGCGGTGCTCGGCCGCAAGATGGCGGAGACCGAGACGAAGCTCGCCGGCGCCGAGGAGCGTGTCGAGGACCTCGAGCAGGAGCGCGATGGCCTCCAGCAGGAGCTCGAGTCCGGGCAACGCGAGATCGAGGACCTCAAGGCCAAGCTGTCCGAGCGGAAGGCCGAGGTCGAGGCGATCAACGCGATCAAGTCCGAGCAGTCGGACCGGATCGGCGCGCTCGAGGCGGCGCAGCGAGAGCTCGAGGGGCGACTCGCCGAGGCCGAGGGCAAGATCAAGGGCGACGAGGAGCTCCTGGAGCGCGCACGCAAGGCGTTCGCCATCGGGCTCAGCCTGCTCGAAGATCAGAAGGACGGGGGCGACCAGCCGGTCGCCGAGTGA